The following nucleotide sequence is from Paraburkholderia flava.
CCGGCTTTTTCCAGCACGCGACGCAGGTCGCCGTCGGTGAAAATGCCTTCGACACGGTTCTGTTCGTCGACGATCGCGGTCATGCCCATCCGTTTCGCGGTCAGCTGGAACAGCGCGTCGCGCACGGTCGCGCTGCCGGTGACCTTCGGCACCTGGTCGTCGGTGCGCATTACGTCGCGCACGTAGGTCAGCAGGCGCCGGCCGAGCGCGCCGCCCGGATGCGAGCGCGCGAAGTCGTCCGCGCCGAAACCGCGCGCGTCGAGCACGGCAACCGCGAGCGCATCGCCGAGCGCGAGCGCGGCGGTGGTGCTGGCGGTGGGCGCGAGATTCATCGGGCAGGCTTCTTTGGAGACACCGGCGTTCAGATGCACGTCGGCCAGTTTCGCGAGGCTCGACTGCGGCCGGCCGGTGATACTGATCAGCTTCGCGCCGAGCCGCTTGATCAGCGGCAGGATTGCGACCAGTTCTTCCGATTCGCCGGAGTTCGACATCGCGACGAACACGTCGTCGGCGGTGACCATGCCGAGGTCGCCGTGGCTGGCTTCCGCCGGATGCACGAAGAACGCGGGCGTGCCGGTGCTGGCGAACGTGGCCGCCAGCTTGCGGGCGATGTGACCTGATTTTCCGATGCCGGAGACGACCACGCGTCCGCGGCAGCCGAGGATGAAATCGATCGCTTCGACAAAGCCGCCGTCGAGCTGATCTCGAAGCCCGCGTACCGCGTCTGCTTCGGTGTCGAGCACCTCGCGAGCGAGCGCAAGTGCCCGGTCGCCATTGATTTTCGCTATCATTCGCGAAGTATAGCAAAGGCGTTTGTTCGCCGCGCCGGGCGAGACCAGCCCGGCGGCCGCCCGTACGGGCCTCTCGATCCTGCTGTGCGCACCCAGAAAGCCGGGTGCCGCGCGGCGGTTCCGCTGACGAACGAGGACGCTTTTCCGATGCGTTTTTTCCGATGATCTCCCCGCTCGAAATGACGCTGTTCCTGCTGCTGGCTTCAGTGGTGGGCGTCGTCGTGTTCCGCTATCTGAACCTGCCGCCGATGCTTGGCTATCTGAGCGTCGGGATCGTCGTCGGTCCGCACGCGGCCGGCATCGTGCCGGATTCGACGGGCGCACAGAATCTCGCGGAATTCGGCGTCGTGTTCCTGATGTTCTCGATCGGGCTGGAGTTTTCGCTCGCGAAGCTGCGCTCGATGCGCCGGCTCGTCTTCGGGATGGGGCTGATGCAGGTACTCGGCACGATCGTGGTGGCGGTCGCGCTCGGCTTCGTGCTCGAGCGCTGGGTGCACATCACGTGGCAGGCGAGCGTCGCGCTGGGCGGCGCGCTCGCGATGTCGTCGACGGCGATCGTCAGCAAGATGCTCGCGGAACGGATGGAGATCGAGACCGAGCACGGCCGCAACATCTTCGGCGTGCTGCTGTTCCAGGATCTCGCCGTGGTGCCGCTGCTGATCGTCATCGCCGCGCTCGGCGGCGATTCGAAGGATCTCGTCGCGGTGCTCGGGCTAGCGTCGGTGAAGATCGTCGTCGCGTTGGCGCTGCTGCTGATCGTCGGACAGAAGTTCATGACGCGCTGGTTCAACGTCGTCGCGCGGCGCCGCTCGCAGGAACTGTTCATCCTGAACCTGCTGCTCGTCACGCTCGGTGCCGCGTTCATCACCGACAAGTTCGGGCTGTCGCTCGCACTCGGCGCGTTCATCGCCGGCATGCTGATCGCGGAGACGCCGTACCGGCATCAGGTGGAAGAGGACATAAAGCCGTTCCGCGACGTACTGCTCGGCCTGTTCTTCGTGACGACCGGGATGCTGCTCAATCCGCGCGTCGTGTGGGAGCATCCGTTCATCGTGCTCGGTTTTCTCGTCGGGCCGCTGCTGCTGAAGACCGTGATGATTACCGCGCTCGCGCGCTTGTTCGGCGCGACGCCGGGCGTGTCGATGCGCACTGGCATCGGCCTCGCGCAGGCCGGCGAATTCGGTTTCGTGCTGCTGAACCTGATTCTCGATAAACACCTCGTCGACGCGACGCTGCTGCAGGCGATTCTCGCCGCGATGCTGCTGTCGATGCTCGCCGCGCCGTTCCTGATCCAGAACGCGGACCGCATCGTGCTGCGGCTGTCGTCGACGGAATGGATGCAGCAGTCTCTGCAGATGACACGCATCGCGACGCAGAGCCTCAAGCAGAGCGGTCACGTGATCATCTGCGGCTATGGCCGTTCCGGGCAGAACCTCGCGCGCATGCTCGAACATGAAGGGCTGTCGTACGTCGCGCTCGATCTCGACCCCGATCGCGTGTCGGCTGCGGCGGCCGCGGGCGAATCAGTCGTGTTCGGCGATGCCGGACGGCGCGAATCGCTGCTCGCGGCCGGTATCCACCGAGCGGCGGCGATCGCGATCACCTACGCGAACACGCCGTCGGCACTGCGCGTGCTGCACAACATTCACGAACTCGAACCGACGTTGCCGGTGATCGTGCGTACCGTCGACGATGCCGATCTCGAGAAGCTGCTCGCGGCCGGCGCGACCGAAGTGATTCCGGAAATCGTCGAAGGCAGCCTGATGCTCGCGTCGCATACGCTCGTCGTGATGGGTGTGCCGATGCGGCGCGTCGTTCGGCGTGTCGAGGAAATGCGCGACGAGCGTTACAGCCTGTTGCGCGGCTATTTCCGCGGCGCCGACGACATCGACGATGACGACGGCCACGAACAGGTGCGGCTACAATCGGTGCCGGTCGACGAAAAGGCGGATGCGGTCGGTCGCACGCTCGCCGAGCTGGGTCTGTCGGATGTCGGCGTCGAAGTGACGGCGATTCGCCGCCACGGCATTCGCGGCGTCGCGCCTGATCCGTCGACGAAGCTGTGCGCAAGCGACATCGTCGTGCTGCGCGGTTTGCCGGAAGCGCTCGCGCAGGCCGAGGAACTTCTGTCAAAACGTCGCCGGGCCAGCGCCACGGCGTAGACCCAGCACAATCGAAGCATCGCTGCGACCCGCCGGGCGCACATCATCCGCATCAGTCAGGGAGAGATCATGTCCAACGTGCCAGCGAACGCGCCGTTCGATGCAGCTGCGTTCGTCAACAGCCAGATTCGCACGGTGCCGGACTGGCCGCAGCCCGGCGTACAGTTTCGCGACATCACGCCGCTGCTGCAGCACGCGAAGGCGCTGCGCGTGCTGGTCGATCTGTTCGTGCAGCGCTATATCGATGCGAAGCTCGATTACATCGCGGGTCTCGATGCGCGCGGTTTCATCATCGGGCCGATTCTCGCGTACGAACTGAATCTCGGCTTCATTCCGATCCGCAAGGTCGGCAAGCTGCCGTTTCACACGGTGTCCGAATCGTATGCGCTGGAATATGGCTCCGCGACCGTCGAGATTCACGAGGACGCGTGCAGTCGCGGCGATCGCGTCGTGATCGTCGACGACCTGATCGCGACCGGCGGCACGATGATGGCCGGCAAGAAACTGCTCGAGCGGTTGGGCGCCGTTGTGGTCGAAGGCGCTGCGATCATCGATCTGCCCGACCTCGGCGGATCGAAACTGCTCCGCGACGCGGGCCTGCAGCTATACACCGTCACTGAATTCGGCGGCCACTGAGCCGCCAACGTTTATCCAACGAGGGACACGCCCATGCCTAATTTCATGCTGTTTCTCGCGACGTCGATTGCGATCACGTTCGCGCCCGGCCCTGACAATCTGCAGGTGCTCGCGCGCGGCATTTCGCAGGGACGCGCGGCGGGCTTCGTCGCGGCGCTCGGTTTCGCGGCCGGCATCACGTTCCATACGACGCTCGCGGCGCTCGGCGTGGCAGCAGTGCTGCGCTCGTCGCCGGTCGCGTTCCAGGCGATCAAGCTCGCCGGTGCCGCGTACCTGGTCTGGATCGGCATCAAGGCACTGCGCAGCCGCGGCCTCGCGACCGCGCACGAGCGCGCGCCGCAACCCCTGTGGACCGTGTTTCGCCAGAGCGTGTTCGGCAACATGCTGAATCCGAAAGTCACGCTGTTCTTCATCGTGTTCCTGCCGCAATTCGTCGATCCGCATGGCGTGCAGAGCGTTACGCTGCAGATGCTCGAACTGGGCGGGCTGTTCATGCTGCAGACCGTCGCCGTGTTCTCGGTGTTCGGCGTGTGCGCGGGAATGATCGGCGGCTGGTTGAAGCGGCGTCCGAGCGTCGGCGTGTGGCTTGATCGACTGGCCGGTGCGACGTTCATCGCGATCGGCATTCGCGTCGCGTTGCGTGATTGATGCACGCTTGATGCACGCACGAGGACATTTCGCATGAGCTTGCCCTGCATCGTCGCCGCGCGCCGTTTCGATCCGGCGGCACACCGGCCGTTCGTGATCGATGGACAACAGGTCGGCTGGATTCGCGCAACCGACGTCGCGTTGCTCGCTCGCTGGCCCGACGTGTTCACCATCGACTCGAAGTGCGTCGTGCTGGCATCGCAGTTCGCGACCGTCGATGCGCGAAGTGCAGCGCTAGGCGCCGTGATCGGCGCACTCGCGGCGGACGGCCGGATTCCCGGCTGGCGCGACGAAACCTACGCGATCCGCAATGCGTTCGAGGCGCCGCCGCTCGCGTACATCGAACGCGCGTCGTCGCGCTTCTTCGGCACGATGACGTACGCGGTGCATCTGAACGGCGTCGTAGAATACGCAAACGGCGTACCGCAGTTGTGGATCGCGCGACGCAGCGATACGAAGGCCACCGATCCGGGCATGCTCGACAACGTCGTCGCGGGCGGGATCGGCTGGGGCTTCGGGATCGACGAGACGATCGTCAAGGAATGCTGGGAAGAGGCGGGTATCGAAAGCGACATCGCTTCGCGGGCCACACCGGGCCGCACCGCGCACGTGCTGCAGTCGTTACCCGAAGGCACGCAGGCCGAGCAGATTTTCATCTACGACCTCGCGCTGCCGCCCGATTTCACGCCGCACAATCAGGATGGCGAAGTGGGCGAGCACCGGCTTGCGCGCATCGACGAAGTCGCGCGCTGGATCGAAGACGGCGCGATGACGGTGGATGCGAGTCTCGCGACGCTCGATTGCCTGCTGCGCCGCCGATGGATCGACGAAGACGCGTGCGTGGGTATCGACGCGCTGTTCGCGCCGCCGCCTTTGCCGCACGGTTAACGCGGTAGCGCGCGTCACACCGCACGACCGCACATTGAAACGAATCAGCGACTGGAAGGGAGTTACCGGGTCATGTCGACCGATCACAGCTTTATTCTGAAACTGTCGTGCGCCGACCGGCCCGGCATCGTCCATGCGGTATCGGGCTTTCTGTTCGAGCGAGGCAGCAACATTCTCGACTCGGCGCAGTTCGGCGACAGCCGCACCGGCGAGTTCTTCATGCGCGTGCATTTTCAGCAGGTGGGCGGCGACCCGGGTCTCGACGCGTTGCGTGCGTCGTTCGACACGCTCGCGCAGCAGTTCGAGATGCGCTGGGAATTGCACGACGCGACGGTGAAGCCGCGAGTGGTGATCATGGTGTCGAAGATCGGGCATTGCTTGAACGACTTGTTGTTCCGCTATCGCACGGGGCAACTGGCGATCGAGATTCCCGCGATCATTTCGAATCACAAAGAGTTTTACCAGCTCGCCGCGAGCTACGACATTCCGTTTCATCATTTTCCGCTCTTGAGCGGAACGCCTGATGCGAAGGCTGCGCAGGAAGCGCGCGTGCTTGAAGTGATCGACGAGCATCGTGCGGATCTCGTGGTGCTTGCGCGTTACATGCAGATTTTGTCGCCGCAGTTGTGTGAGCGACTTACTGGTCGCGCGATCAATATTCATCATTCTTTTCTGCCTAGCTTCAAGGGGGCGAAGCCGTATTACCAGGCGTTCGATCGCGGTGTGAAGTTGATCGGAGCGACGGCGCATTACGTGACGACGGATCTCGATGAAGGGCCGATCGTCGAGCAGGAAGTGGAGCGTGTCGATCACAGCATGACGCCGGAGCAGTTGACGGCGATCGGGCGTGATGTGGAGTGTGTGACGCTGGCGCGTGCTGTGAGGTGGCACGTCGAGCATCGGATTGTTTTGAATGGGAGTAAGACGGTCGTATTTAAATAGGAATTTGGTTTTTGGTTTTTTTCGCCTGGTTTCTTTGCTTTCCGCGCGGTGCTTATTTGCGCCTCGCGGCGCAGGCGTTGCCCCTGTGCGGGGCGGCACCTACTTTTCTTTGCCGCGGCAAAGAAAAGTAGGCAAAAGAAAGCCGCTGAGACGAAGCTTCTCCTTTCCGTGTGTGACCACAGTGGCACTCGCCTAAGTGGACACCACGTTCACCACTGCGTAGTGGTCCGAGACGAGACTTGCCCTCGCATTGTTTGCCATCGTGGCAAGGCAGTCATCCGTTCCGGCGCGCTTCGCCGCCGTGAGGCATAACACCCTTCTTTCAATGTGATCGCCTGGCGGGGTGGCCATTGCACATGCGGCCATATGTTTGTGGCGGCCACTCACCGCGCTCAACGCGATCGCGTTTTGCCTGCGCCCCAATCTTCCAGATGGTTTCCCAAGCAGACCGGTCCGCGCGCACACAAGTGCGCCGCGGGATGTGCGGGTGCCTTGTCACTTCGGTTTGCGGCAAGGGAGACGATCTCGTCTCGGACCATCAGGCAGGGTGAACGTGGCGCCCATTTAGGCGAGGGCCACTGGGGTCACACACGGAAAGGAGAAGCTTCGTCTCGGCGGCTTTCTTTTGCCTACTTTTCTTTGCCGCGGCAAAGAAAAGTAGGTGCCGCCCCGCACAGGGGCAACGCCTGCGCCGCGAGGCGCGAGTAAGCACCGCCGTGCGGAAGAAAAGAAGAGGAGCGCACCAAAAGAAGAGAGCGCCGCGCCGCGAAGATCAAACAAGCTCTCGCCTGCAAAGGCAAAAAGCAAAAAGCAAAAAGCAAAAGCGAAAGAATGACAAAGAACAGAAACGAGCCCTATACCATCCTCAAATAAATCAACTCACGTTTGATATACGCGTAAAAAATCGGCGCGGCGATTACGCCAGGAATCCCAAACGCAGCCTCCATCACCAGCATTGCGACCAGCAACTCCCACGCACGCGCTTCGATCTGTCCACCAACAATACGCGCATTCAAAAAATATTCGAGCTTGTGAATCACGATCAGAAACACAAGCGCCGTAACCGCAGCCGGAAAACTCACCGACAACGCCACCGCGACAATCAACGTATTCGAGATCAGATTGCCGATCACCGGCAGCAAACCGACGATGAACGTCACCAGCACCAGCGTCTTCGATAGCGGCAGCGGCGCATGCATGAGCGGCAACAGCACCAGCAGGAACAGACCCGTGAACGTCGAGTTCAACGCCGATATCTTGATCTGCGCAAAGACGATCCGGCGAAACGCGTCAGCGAACCGGCTCACCCGCGTGACGAACGCTGTGGACAGCGGTAGCCGCTGCGATTGCCTCTGCGCGCCGATCGCGATGATCGCGCCGATGATCATTCCAAGCAGCACGTGCGTGAACACCCGCGCCGCGTTCTTGCCGCCCTGCTGCAACTGGCTCGCATGCGCGTGCATCAGCATCGTCGCTTTCTGCTTCATCTGGTCGGTATCGACCGGCAGGTAAGTCGCGATGAATTCCGGCAGCCGGCCGCGTGCCTGGTCGATTAGCTGCATCGCCTGGTCGAGTAGCTTCTGCACGCTCGGGACGTCTTTCTCGAAATGTTCGGTGACGCCGATCACAAAGCCTGCCAACACACCGACGATCACGATCGACAGCAGCACGACGGACAGCCAGCGCGCCCGCTTGCTCGACATGTGTCGTTCGATCCGCGGGGACATCGTGTGCACGAGCTGATAGACCAGCATGCCCGCGAGCAATGCGCCGAGCAGCTTCAGATGCAGCACCGCCCACATCGCGAACAGCGCGACGATATAACTGCCGATCTCGACGGCCGACAACTTCGGCAGGCTCATGTCGCTCGTCAGCCTGACCGGGCGTGGTCTGAGGTCCTGCACCTGCCCGTCGTCGGGCGCCTCGTTACGCTTGGTCATCGCTCCTTCCCTGTCTCCTGTGTCGATCAGAGTTAGCGCTTTAGCGCTTACTCTGATCCCATGCTGGAGTTGGCGCTTTAGCGCCTTACTCCGGCGTCGATCCCCATCAGTGCTTTAGCGCTTACTCCGGCGTCGATCTCCATCAGTGCTTTAGCGCTTATTCTGGCGTCGACCCATACGTCACTTCACCCCGCACCCCACCTTCACTTCACCGCCGCCAATGCCGCCCGCTTAAGCAACGGCGCAAGATACCGACCGGTAAAACTTGCCTTCGACTTCGCCACCTGCTCCGGCGTCCCCTGCGCGATGATCTGGCCGCCCCCCGCACCGCCTTCCGGACCGAGGTCGATGACCCAGTCGGCGGTTTTGATTACATCGAGATTATGCTCGATGATCACGACGGTATTGCCCTGATCGCGTAACCGGTGAATCACCCCCAGCAGCAGCGCAATGTCGTGGAAGTGCAGGCCGGTAGTCGGTTCGTCGAGTATATATAGCGTGCGACCCGTGTCGCGCTTGCTCAGTTCCAGAGAAAGCTTCACGCGTTGCGCTTCGCCGCCCGACAGCGTCGTCGCCGACTGGCCGAGACGGATGTAGCCGAGCCCGACGTCGAGCAGCGTTTTCAGCTTGCGCGCGATGACCGGCACCGCCCGGAAGAACTCGTGTGCATGTTCGACGGTCATGTCGAGCACTTCGCTGATGTTCTTGCCTTTGTACTGAACATCGAGCGTTTCGCGGTTGTAGCGCTTGCCGTGGCAGACGTCGCACGGCACGTAGACGTCCGGCAAAAAGTGCATCTCGACCTTCAGCACGCCGTCGCCCTGGCACGATTCGCAGCGGCCACCCTTCACGTTGAACGAGAAGCGGCCCGGATCGTAGCCGCGTTCCTTCGCGGCGGGGACGCCGGCGAACAGTTCGCGGATCGGTGTGAACAGGCCGGTGTAGGTGGCCGGGTTCGAGCGCGGCGTGCGGCCGATCGGTGACTGGTCGACGTTGATCACCTTGTCGAAATGCTCGAGTCCTTCGATCGCCTCGTACGGCGCAGGCTCCGCCGACGAACCGTACAGGTGATGCGCGACCGCGTGATACAGCGTGTCGTTGATCAGCGTCGATTTGCCCGAACCCGACACGCCGGTCACACAGGTGAGCAGCCCCACCGGCAGATCGAGCGTGACGTGCTGCAGGTTGTTGCCGTACGCCTCGACGATGCGCAGATGCCGTTCGTCGGGCGATTTGCGCTCGTCCGGGTACTCGATCGTGCGTGCGCCCGACAGGTACTGGCCGGTCATCGATGCGTGGTCCGCCTGCACTTCGTCCGGCGTGCCTTCGGCGATGATCATGCCGCCGTGTTCGCCGGCGCCGGGCCCCATGTCGACGACGTAGTCCGCCATCCGGATCATGTCCTCGTCATGCTCGACGACGATCACCGAGTTGCCGAGATCGCGCAGATGCTTGAGCGTCGAGATCAATCGATCGTTGTCGCGCTGATGCAGGCCGATCGACGGTTCATCGAGCACGTACATCACGCCGGTCAGGCCCGAGCCGATCTGCGACGCGAGCCGGATGCGCTGCGCCTCGCCGCCCGACAGCGTTTCCGCGCTGCGTTCGAGCGACAGATAGTCGAGCCCGACGTTATTCAGGAACGTGAGCCGCGCGACGATTTCCTTGATGACCTTGTCGGCGATTTCGCGCTTCGAACCTTCGAGCCGCAGCGTCTGGAAATAACCGAGCGTGTCGCGCAACGGCCAGCCACTCACTTCGAAGATGCCGCGTGCGTCGCTGTCCGAGCCGATCCGCACGAAGCGCGCTTCGCGGCGCAGCCGCGTGCCTTCGCACGCAGGGCACGCCTGATTGTTCTGATACTTCGCGAGTTCTTCGCGCACCGCGACCGAATCGGTTTCGCGGTAGCGTCGTTCGAGATTCGGGATGATCCCTTCGAACACATGCTCGCGTACCGACGTGCGGCCGCGCTCGTTGATGTACGAGAACGGGATGGTCTGCTTGCCCGAGCCGTACAGCAGGATCTTGCGGACTTTTTCCGGCAGGTCTTCGAACGCGGTATCGATGTCGAATTCGTAGAATGCCGCGAGACTCTGCAGCATCTGAAAATAGAACTGGTTGCGCCGGTCCCAACCCTTCACGGCGCCGGCTGCGAGCGATAGCGACGGATGCGCGACCACCCGCTTCGGATCGAAGAACGTGATCTGCCCGAGGCCGTCGCATTCCGGGCACGCGCCCATCGGGTTGTTGAACGAGAAGAGCCGCGGCTCGAGTTCCTGCAGCGAGTACGAGCAGATCGGGCACGCGAACTTCGAGCTGAACAGATGCTCGGCGTCGGTATCCATTTCGAGCGCGATCGCGCGGCCGTCGGCGAGGCGCAGCGCGGTTTCGAACGACTCCGCGAGGCGCTGCTTCATGTCGGCGCGCACTTTCAGGCGGTCGATCACGACGTCGATCGTATGCTTGTCATTCTTCTTCAGCTTCGGCAGCGTCTCGACGTCGTAGATCTTCGCGACGCCTTCGTTCGCCGTGCCGCCGCCCGAGCGCACGCGAAACCGCACGAAGCCCTGCGCCTGCATTTCCTCGAACAGCTCGACGTGCTCACCCTTGCGGTTCGCCACCACCGGCGCGAGGATCATCAGCTTGGTGTCTTCCGGCAGCGCGAGCGCCGCGTCGACCATCTGCGACACGCTTTGCGCTTCGAGCGGGATGTTGTGATCCGGGCAGTAAGGCGTACCGACCCGCGCGTACAGCAGCCGCAGGTAGTCGTGGATTTCCGTGACCGTGCCGACCGTGGAGCGCGGATTGTGCGACGTCGCCTTCTGCTCGATTGAAATAGCCGGCGACAGCCCTTCGATCAGGTCGACGTCCGGCTTTTCCATCAGCTGCAGAAACTGCCGCGCGTACGCCGACAGACTCTCGACGTAGCGGCGCTGGCCTTCCGCGTACAGCGTATCGAAGGCGAGCGACGATTTTCCCGAGCCGGACAGGCCGGTAATCACGATCAGCTTGTGACGCGGCAGGTCAAGATTGACGTTCTTCAGGTTGTGGGTGCGGGCCCCACGGATACGGATTTGTTCCACGCATTTATTCCATGAGATGGTGGAAAGAGAGGCAAACCAAACCTGCTACTATAACGACTTTTCCAGACCGCCGTTACGGCGTCCTGACGGCGCGCAACAGGCGCGGCGCGGGCGGCGAGGCAACGGTCCAGCGTCGCGCGCAACCGTCGCGGGCGGAGCGTTCTGCTGGTATTTGCGGTCATTTCGCGCGACTGCAAGGCGGCGACGAATCTGCCACTGGGGCGTCGCCTGCGCGCTGCCCGATCATCCAAAAATCGTCCTCGATGTCCAATCCGTCCGCACTCTCCTCACGCATGAGCGCGCCCGAGTTGCGCGCGACCGCGTCGCTGGCCGCCATCTTCGCGCTGCGCATGCTCGGCCTCTTCATGATCATGCCGGTCTTCTCGATCTACGCGAAGACGATTCCCGGCGGC
It contains:
- the kdsD gene encoding arabinose 5-phosphate isomerase KdsD; this translates as MIAKINGDRALALAREVLDTEADAVRGLRDQLDGGFVEAIDFILGCRGRVVVSGIGKSGHIARKLAATFASTGTPAFFVHPAEASHGDLGMVTADDVFVAMSNSGESEELVAILPLIKRLGAKLISITGRPQSSLAKLADVHLNAGVSKEACPMNLAPTASTTAALALGDALAVAVLDARGFGADDFARSHPGGALGRRLLTYVRDVMRTDDQVPKVTGSATVRDALFQLTAKRMGMTAIVDEQNRVEGIFTDGDLRRVLEKAGDFRDLPIASVMTRGPRTIGPDHLAVEAVELMERHRINQMLVVDDAGTLIGALNMHDLFSKKVI
- a CDS encoding cation:proton antiporter, whose amino-acid sequence is MISPLEMTLFLLLASVVGVVVFRYLNLPPMLGYLSVGIVVGPHAAGIVPDSTGAQNLAEFGVVFLMFSIGLEFSLAKLRSMRRLVFGMGLMQVLGTIVVAVALGFVLERWVHITWQASVALGGALAMSSTAIVSKMLAERMEIETEHGRNIFGVLLFQDLAVVPLLIVIAALGGDSKDLVAVLGLASVKIVVALALLLIVGQKFMTRWFNVVARRRSQELFILNLLLVTLGAAFITDKFGLSLALGAFIAGMLIAETPYRHQVEEDIKPFRDVLLGLFFVTTGMLLNPRVVWEHPFIVLGFLVGPLLLKTVMITALARLFGATPGVSMRTGIGLAQAGEFGFVLLNLILDKHLVDATLLQAILAAMLLSMLAAPFLIQNADRIVLRLSSTEWMQQSLQMTRIATQSLKQSGHVIICGYGRSGQNLARMLEHEGLSYVALDLDPDRVSAAAAAGESVVFGDAGRRESLLAAGIHRAAAIAITYANTPSALRVLHNIHELEPTLPVIVRTVDDADLEKLLAAGATEVIPEIVEGSLMLASHTLVVMGVPMRRVVRRVEEMRDERYSLLRGYFRGADDIDDDDGHEQVRLQSVPVDEKADAVGRTLAELGLSDVGVEVTAIRRHGIRGVAPDPSTKLCASDIVVLRGLPEALAQAEELLSKRRRASATA
- a CDS encoding adenine phosphoribosyltransferase, producing the protein MSNVPANAPFDAAAFVNSQIRTVPDWPQPGVQFRDITPLLQHAKALRVLVDLFVQRYIDAKLDYIAGLDARGFIIGPILAYELNLGFIPIRKVGKLPFHTVSESYALEYGSATVEIHEDACSRGDRVVIVDDLIATGGTMMAGKKLLERLGAVVVEGAAIIDLPDLGGSKLLRDAGLQLYTVTEFGGH
- a CDS encoding LysE family translocator gives rise to the protein MPNFMLFLATSIAITFAPGPDNLQVLARGISQGRAAGFVAALGFAAGITFHTTLAALGVAAVLRSSPVAFQAIKLAGAAYLVWIGIKALRSRGLATAHERAPQPLWTVFRQSVFGNMLNPKVTLFFIVFLPQFVDPHGVQSVTLQMLELGGLFMLQTVAVFSVFGVCAGMIGGWLKRRPSVGVWLDRLAGATFIAIGIRVALRD
- a CDS encoding NUDIX hydrolase — encoded protein: MSLPCIVAARRFDPAAHRPFVIDGQQVGWIRATDVALLARWPDVFTIDSKCVVLASQFATVDARSAALGAVIGALAADGRIPGWRDETYAIRNAFEAPPLAYIERASSRFFGTMTYAVHLNGVVEYANGVPQLWIARRSDTKATDPGMLDNVVAGGIGWGFGIDETIVKECWEEAGIESDIASRATPGRTAHVLQSLPEGTQAEQIFIYDLALPPDFTPHNQDGEVGEHRLARIDEVARWIEDGAMTVDASLATLDCLLRRRWIDEDACVGIDALFAPPPLPHG
- the purU gene encoding formyltetrahydrofolate deformylase — translated: MSTDHSFILKLSCADRPGIVHAVSGFLFERGSNILDSAQFGDSRTGEFFMRVHFQQVGGDPGLDALRASFDTLAQQFEMRWELHDATVKPRVVIMVSKIGHCLNDLLFRYRTGQLAIEIPAIISNHKEFYQLAASYDIPFHHFPLLSGTPDAKAAQEARVLEVIDEHRADLVVLARYMQILSPQLCERLTGRAINIHHSFLPSFKGAKPYYQAFDRGVKLIGATAHYVTTDLDEGPIVEQEVERVDHSMTPEQLTAIGRDVECVTLARAVRWHVEHRIVLNGSKTVVFK
- a CDS encoding AI-2E family transporter, which gives rise to MTKRNEAPDDGQVQDLRPRPVRLTSDMSLPKLSAVEIGSYIVALFAMWAVLHLKLLGALLAGMLVYQLVHTMSPRIERHMSSKRARWLSVVLLSIVIVGVLAGFVIGVTEHFEKDVPSVQKLLDQAMQLIDQARGRLPEFIATYLPVDTDQMKQKATMLMHAHASQLQQGGKNAARVFTHVLLGMIIGAIIAIGAQRQSQRLPLSTAFVTRVSRFADAFRRIVFAQIKISALNSTFTGLFLLVLLPLMHAPLPLSKTLVLVTFIVGLLPVIGNLISNTLIVAVALSVSFPAAVTALVFLIVIHKLEYFLNARIVGGQIEARAWELLVAMLVMEAAFGIPGVIAAPIFYAYIKRELIYLRMV
- the uvrA gene encoding excinuclease ABC subunit UvrA — protein: MEQIRIRGARTHNLKNVNLDLPRHKLIVITGLSGSGKSSLAFDTLYAEGQRRYVESLSAYARQFLQLMEKPDVDLIEGLSPAISIEQKATSHNPRSTVGTVTEIHDYLRLLYARVGTPYCPDHNIPLEAQSVSQMVDAALALPEDTKLMILAPVVANRKGEHVELFEEMQAQGFVRFRVRSGGGTANEGVAKIYDVETLPKLKKNDKHTIDVVIDRLKVRADMKQRLAESFETALRLADGRAIALEMDTDAEHLFSSKFACPICSYSLQELEPRLFSFNNPMGACPECDGLGQITFFDPKRVVAHPSLSLAAGAVKGWDRRNQFYFQMLQSLAAFYEFDIDTAFEDLPEKVRKILLYGSGKQTIPFSYINERGRTSVREHVFEGIIPNLERRYRETDSVAVREELAKYQNNQACPACEGTRLRREARFVRIGSDSDARGIFEVSGWPLRDTLGYFQTLRLEGSKREIADKVIKEIVARLTFLNNVGLDYLSLERSAETLSGGEAQRIRLASQIGSGLTGVMYVLDEPSIGLHQRDNDRLISTLKHLRDLGNSVIVVEHDEDMIRMADYVVDMGPGAGEHGGMIIAEGTPDEVQADHASMTGQYLSGARTIEYPDERKSPDERHLRIVEAYGNNLQHVTLDLPVGLLTCVTGVSGSGKSTLINDTLYHAVAHHLYGSSAEPAPYEAIEGLEHFDKVINVDQSPIGRTPRSNPATYTGLFTPIRELFAGVPAAKERGYDPGRFSFNVKGGRCESCQGDGVLKVEMHFLPDVYVPCDVCHGKRYNRETLDVQYKGKNISEVLDMTVEHAHEFFRAVPVIARKLKTLLDVGLGYIRLGQSATTLSGGEAQRVKLSLELSKRDTGRTLYILDEPTTGLHFHDIALLLGVIHRLRDQGNTVVIIEHNLDVIKTADWVIDLGPEGGAGGGQIIAQGTPEQVAKSKASFTGRYLAPLLKRAALAAVK